The window CTGTGGAAAATTGATCaccaagaagaggaaaaaaaaataaaaaatcagtgATCTGATACAGTTTTAAATTCAGATCAATGGGAGTTTCAAGGTTTTAGGTAGGACAGGCTCACTCGTCCAGAGTCACAGCTTGCTCGTAAGATCTGGTGGCGTTCTCGACATCCTCCAAGTTGGTCAGAGCAACTAAAAATGTGACAGGAATTATTTTGTCACATACAAGCCCTTTTCAATTTTCAAATCAAATGTAAATGTGCTCAAGCTGCTGAGGATGAATAGATTTAATGTAAATACGAACACATTTATAACCCCCCCAAAATCCTTTAAGTAGCGACATTTTCAGTAAAGTGCTATTTAAAAAGCTACCCCTGTTTTTGCCGTCATAGATTTTCTCTTCAGGCAgaattaaatcatgaaggatTTGTCTGTCTCACTCACTCCGTACCTGCCAGCAACATGTAGAGCTCCCCCATTCGTGGATTCAGATTGATGGCTGCGCTGAGGAAGTGGAAGGCAGAGGCATACTGCTGCATGGTGAGGTGTACCAGACCAAGGTTGTACAACACTTTCCAGTCAAAAGGAGACAAGTAGTGGGCCCGCTTCAGGCAGCTGATGGCCTGTGGGAGACGTGAAGTTAGGAGAGAGAAATTGTCAGGACCTTTAGGTGAGTATCTTAATATATGAAGAAGAACAAACAGGAACAACAGATTCAGGAACATATGTAGAAGTTTCCTGAAGAGGGAATTGTGCCAGACCCTCTGAAGGTTTTAGCCAAAGAATAACCACCAGAATTGTAATGAAGTTATGTTTTACAGAGTTTTGGGGGGTTTGATTTCATTTTCTCAAGATTAATGAAGATTACAGAAAATGTTGAATTTGTATAGTACTCACTCATCCCCATGCTGGGATTTCTAAACTAGGAAAAAAGAATTAAATGAAGTTGCCTTTAAAATTAAGAtatgtttacattatatttaaaattatagatatatttatatatatatatatatatatatatatatatatatatatatatatatatatatatatatatatatatatatctatatctatctatctatctatctatatatatatatatatatatatatatatatatatatatatatatatatatatatatatatatatatatatatatatatatatatatatatatatatatatatatatatatatatatatatatatatatatatatatatatatatatatatataaaacacccaGCAGCGCGCCTCTGCGGGcggttttatccttcaagctcgggtcctctaccagaggcctgggagcttgagggtcccttgcagtatcttagctgttcccaggactgcgctcttctggacagagatctccgatgttgttccgggatctgctggagccactcgcctagcttgggagtcaccgcacctagtgctccgattaccacgggaccaccgttaccttcaccctccacatcctctcgagctcttctctgagcccttggtatttctccagctcgtgttccttcttcctgatattgctgtcattcggaaccgcttaCATCGAttactacagccgtcttcttctgtttgtctaccaccactatgtccggttggttagccaccaccattttgtccgtctgcatctggaagtcccacaggatcttagctcggtcattctccatcacccttggggcatctcccattttgacctcgggacttccaggttatactcggcacagatgttcctgtacactatgccggccacttggttatggcgttccatgtatgccttgcctgctagcatcttgcaccctgctgttatgtgctggattgtctctggggcatctttacacagcctgcacctggggtcttgcctggtgtggtagaccccagcctctatggatcttgtactcagagcttgttcttgtgctgccatgattagtgcctctgtgctgtctttcagtccagctttgtccagccactggtaggatttctggatatcagccacctcctctatctgccggtggtacataccatgcaggggcctgtccttccatgatggttcctcgccttcctcctctttcttgggtttctgctgcctgaggtattcactgagcacgctgtcagttggggccgtcttcgtgatgtattcgtggatgtttcttgtctcatcctggactgtggtgctgacactcaccagtccccggccccttccttccgcttagcgtacagcctcagggtgctggacttggggtgaaaccctccatgcatggtaaggagctttcttgtctttatgtcagtggcttctatctcctcccttggccagcctattaccccagcagggtacctgatcacgggcagggcgaggtgttgatggcccggatcttgttcttactgttcagctgactcctcaggacttgcctgacccgctgcaggtacttggtggttgcagctttcctagcggcctcttcatggttcccattcgccatgggatccccaggtacttgtaactgtcctctatgtctgcaatgttgccttctggtagttcaatcccctcagttctgactaccttccctctctttgttaccatccgactacacttctccagtccgaatgacattccaatgtcattgctgtatatcctggtagtgtgtatcagtgaatcgatgtctcgttcactcttggcatacagcttgatgtcatccatgtacaggaggtggctgacaaccgctccgtttcgtagtcggtatccgtagccagtcttgttaatgatctcactgaggggttcaggcctatgcagaacagcagtggggacagagcatctccttggtagatcccgcacttgatggtgacttgtgctatgggcttggagttggcctctagtgttgtgcgccacatccccattgagttcctgatgaaggctcttagggtcctgttgatcttgtacaattctaggcattccagtatccagctgtggggcattgagtcataggccttcttgtaatcaatccaggctgtgcacaggttggtcagtctggtcttgcagtctcggctgactgttctgtctaccagtagctggtgttttgcgcctctggtattcttgccaatccctttctgtgccccgctcatgtattgacccatgtgcccgctcatcttagccgatatgatgcctgacaggagcttccatgtagtactgaggcaggttattggtcggtagttggatgggaccggtcccttcttggggtccttggggatcaggaccgtccgaccttcagttagccattcggtgtctctcgttaactagcagctggttcatttgtgctgccagacgccgtggagtgcagtcagcttcttcagccagtaggcgtgaaccatgtcgggccctggtgctgtccaactcttcatactggagaccctttcttggatatctgccactgtgatggttactggaccctgttcaggaggttgctgtggtctgccctcagatccactagccactgagcattgccgttatgggttgcgtccttctcccatatgctcttccagtattgctccgtctccagccttggtggtgctgttctcttattgttccttgccactgagagtacacctttgctggttctgtggagaacagctggtttattctcctgccttctatctctctggtgtacctcctcaagcgacttgccaaggctgtgagtctttgcttggcagtttcaaggcctcaggtatggacagattgctgtatttcttatgcaccttctttgttgcgcctttctgcaactccgttagttggctaacctcctccgtgctactttgatcttgccctcagcctccttctccatggagggtactgccccttgtggctgttcaacttgtagccaagcatctcactgatcactgctgccgtagtgtagatcagcttgttagtgtcggtaatcgtggttgtaggtatcatccgtagtgctgcattaacatcatctagcagaccttctgagggtacttcacgtaatcttggtaacctgccacggggatccaggtttcaagcttggccatgatcctatcttatatatatatatatatatatatatatatatatatatatatatatatatatatatatatatatatatatatatatatatatatatatatatatatatatatatatatatatacatatatcccAACACCTAGCAGATACATACAGTAAAAGGCAGCGTATGTGCCGCGCCCCTTCGCTGCATGccttcccccctctctctctccccactTTCCTGTCTATCTACGCTGTCTCTATCAAATAAAAGATAGGATAGACACTGTATTGTATACACAAAGGGCTCCTTCAGAAACAGCAGAATTAAGTGGCTGGGCTGTGATTAAAGGCACGAGCCATGGTTGGTGTGGAAATAACACCGAGTAggccttttgtgtgtgttgcctTTTGGCAGTTTTCTCATCCAAACTGGATGAAaacaagcaggaaaaaaaacattactcaCAGCTACATATTTCTTTTTCCCAAAGAAGCACATGCCAATGTTGTTCCACAGAGGGGGACTCTCCGGCACAGCACATGCTGCCACCCTGTACTTGTTCATAGCCACATCAAAGTCACCATGGGTCTGCATCATGCTGCCTGCAGCCAGGATGGCCTAGGAATAAAAACAATGATTAGAGAGATATTAGAGGAAGATGTAGCCTTGATGAAAGATGAAAGTCAGGCCGTAACATCTGACAGGGAATGAACTGATTTAAAAGGAACCTGGTGCACCGTCCTTGAGGAGGTGAGTAACAAAATAAGCTTCTGCCTAATTGTAATGTGTATGTACCCACATACCTTATAATTGTTGGGGTCAAAGGTGAGGGCATTCCCAAGATGTTCAAATGCTTTCTGGTATTTCCCAAGCTCAAACAAAGAGAAGATTGCTGTCATTCCTTTTTTGCTGTGCTCATCATTTATGGATATATCATGTCATTCaaaggttattttaaaaaagaaaaagaaatctgctTACCTGCAAAAACAGCAGGCCCAGTGTTGTGAggatttcagtgttttctgGAGAAAATCTGAAAAAGAGATGAGCCAAAAGAATAATGTCAGTTAACCTATGCCAGCAATCATATTCAATGCATGCGCTTGTTCTTGAGCAAAGATACAGCAGCTGATATCTAGGGAATCTCGTGATTATTCAATCAGCCTTTGATTCGGTATAATTGCGGAGTATTAATTATGACCTGTGGAGGGACGATGGGACTCAAAGAAAAACGGTAGAGAAGAGGCAGATTGGCATTAAAATAAGAATCACAGTGGTAAGTCTCATTAAAAGCGACACCAGTATTGGGGCACTTGATTAATTCATTTACCCCCAACAGGAGGCAGCCATAATGAGCTCTATTATAGACACAGATGTCATTTCCTTATTTACACCACGGCCTAATGTTTAAATATTCAACATGCGAGGAGAAGTGGAAATTAACTGCATTTATACTGAACCCAGAGTTAAAAATGTGGCAAAGCTTTAAGCGTTGAATAAAATGATTTCTGGAGACAGaaaagtcataaaaataaaaaccaagatGAAACAACTTAAAGTATGCGAGAACCTTCTGAACCAATGTTTGATGGCGGTATGTTTGAACTTCTCGACAGGATGCAATCTAAAGAAAATTGTTTGACTTTGTTGTCATAAACAATTCCTTAATGAGAACATCATTAATATTTTCAggccaaaaaaccccacatttttctttttgctgtcaAGCAATGTTGGTATCATGCTGTGAGTGCTGGTGTTCTCATTAATATTTTTGGGAGATTTTAGTGGGACAGCCCCCATTAGACTGTTTAGGTTGGGTTTTTGAGAAATGTATTAGCTCTAATGGACTGCTGTACATGTATGTCAAGAATTTTTCAAAGTATAACACATACAGAGCAATACCCAACAACATCAAGCATGAATGGCTAACATTATATATATGCACTTACTCCACCGCTTTCTTGTACACTTCTATGGCCTTGTCGGTTTCTCCAGCCAGCAGGTGAACCTTCCCGAGCATCATGAAGGTTTTGTCGTGCTTGTTTATCTTGAGAGCTATCTTTAGATGCTCCTCAGCCTGACAGAGACAgaagatcaaaatgatcaaaTCCCTGTGGAACAACTACAATTTGTCCTGCTATAGTGTTGGTAAACTCAGCTGTACTCACATTTTTGAAGTCTTTGATGAAGAAATAGCACAATCCCAGATTATGACTGATCTCCTGGGGTGAGAAAATGTCAGATTttacatggatcatttttgcATTGCATGGGCTGAGCTGAATTTCATTTCCAAATATAAAAGTTATATAGGCCAACAGTTCTGCAGTAGCATTAGAGAAGGAAGTGGGAGTGATTAATGGTAGCACAACTTTGATAGCCCCCTAGCAAAACAGCCCTGGACGAATTTGGATGTGCAACCACAGAGCTGATTGTGATAAATTGTTGCAAGTGTGAGAAGAAAAGGTTCAGTCAAGGTAATTTCCCACTCTAAATGTTGGCAGAATTTGTCGGTGCTATAATCTCtgcaaaaaaaaacttaaagacAAAGTAGGAATTAAGAATGTTTGCTTTCTACTACCCAGTCGTTCTCGTTGAGCCTTGCAGCTTCATGATAGAATTCAATAGCTGCTTTGTGCTTTCCCAGAAGAAATCTGAagaaacaataaacaacaataaTCCATAAGAGACGATAACCCATTTTAATTACTGCTTTCAGAATAGCTATTAttacaacattaaaaaacaaactattcAATGAAgctgtattcatttttctttacaaactAAAGGGAGGCATTACAGGTCAAGAGGATAAAACTTTACTATAAGCCCCGAACTTTCCCATTGGATTACTGATAATAGAGACAACATCTTTATAACATAACGTTAATGAAACTGTGTGTTCATATAAACTCacctgccactttattaggaaTGCCTGTTCAACTAATCATAaatacaaacatcacatggcAACAACTAAATGCATTTCAGCACATAGACATGGTCAAAATGACCTGATTaaatcaaactgagcatcaggatggggaagaaaggtgatttaagtgactttgataACAGAACAATGGAAAACTGTTGCTTGGTTTGCTGAGTCTCGATTTCTGTTGCAACATTCAGTAGGGTCAGAATTGGTATAAACAACATGTAAGCATGGGTCTTGCCTTGTATGaatggttcaggctgctggtggtttaacagtgtgtgggATATTTTCATGACCCCCTTTGACCTCTTTAGTATAAACTAAGCACCATTTAAATGAGATATTTgttgagtattgttgctgaccatgacCATCCCTTTGTGACCACAGGGTGCTATGTTCTGATGGCCGCTGTCAGCAGACTAACAAACCATACAAACTTCAAATAATGTCAAACTGGTTTGTTAAACATGACTATGCACTCAAATTGTACTCAGATGGCTTCCACAGTCACCATATTttaatccaatagagcacctttgggatgtggtggtagATTTCCATCATGGATGTGCCGCAATCTGCAGTAACCATGTGAtgttatcatgtcaatatggaccaaaatcttaAAGCTGACCAGTGCATTAAAAAACTGTGGTTTTTCTCCAGTGTTTCCCCTTAAGCGCTGAAGGTTCTGGCTGTAAGCGGCCAGCAGTGTCACTGTTATCACTGTATATTTCTCCCCTGTGTCTGTCTTGTTAGCTAATGGAGAGGCACTGATGCGCTCATAGAGGCTTCAGTGCAGAAGACTCACAGTGATCGGGCCACTTGCTTAAGATTGTCTGCGCTGTTGGGATTTAAGATGGCACAGCTCTGAAACAGCTCCAGGGACTGCTGGATCTTGCCCTCAAGACGTAAGATTAGTGCTgcacaaagaaataaagacacacacacaaaataaaaggatCTTCATCTGCTtgaggaattaaaaaaaaacgcatttaaaaaaaatcaaaggcaCAGCATGAGGTCCAAAGAGCAGTTTTTGGGGAAACTAAATCATGTACTTGTGCAGCTCTGGTGTTGACTACCACAGAGGTTTTACTTGATGTagctgttaaaaaaatatcttaCACATTAAAAGCGGAAAAAGGGAATGGCTGCTACAAAAATGATGGCTCACCTTGAACATATATGGCATATTCACACATCCCATTAGTCTCCTGCAGTTGGTCTTT is drawn from Oreochromis aureus strain Israel breed Guangdong linkage group 1, ZZ_aureus, whole genome shotgun sequence and contains these coding sequences:
- the bbs4 gene encoding Bardet-Biedl syndrome 4 protein isoform X1; the protein is MATASSVDHPKMADAETTATLPVATEPKKRRAPKAPELPIVERRNWLIHQHYILKDYDTCKVIIKDQLQETNGMCEYAIYVQALILRLEGKIQQSLELFQSCAILNPNSADNLKQVARSLFLLGKHKAAIEFYHEAARLNENDWEISHNLGLCYFFIKDFKNAEEHLKIALKINKHDKTFMMLGKVHLLAGETDKAIEVYKKAVEFSPENTEILTTLGLLFLQLGKYQKAFEHLGNALTFDPNNYKAILAAGSMMQTHGDFDVAMNKYRVAACAVPESPPLWNNIGMCFFGKKKYVAAISCLKRAHYLSPFDWKVLYNLGLVHLTMQQYASAFHFLSAAINLNPRMGELYMLLAVALTNLEDVENATRSYEQAVTLDESNPLVNLNFAIFLYNHGDKKGALDQYQEMERKVNILRDSSSNFEFDPELMDMAQKMGAALQVTEALVWTKPGKDSKSKPNSAAATKTPGAPLGTNQVLGQAMSSAASYSKNIQLSTGVSRGPSNAGEPEDDVLEAPSPPSDPPGSPEPAESDNPKPRTSKMKSKVQE
- the bbs4 gene encoding Bardet-Biedl syndrome 4 protein isoform X2, translated to MLFLHPAPELPIVERRNWLIHQHYILKDYDTCKVIIKDQLQETNGMCEYAIYVQALILRLEGKIQQSLELFQSCAILNPNSADNLKQVARSLFLLGKHKAAIEFYHEAARLNENDWEISHNLGLCYFFIKDFKNAEEHLKIALKINKHDKTFMMLGKVHLLAGETDKAIEVYKKAVEFSPENTEILTTLGLLFLQLGKYQKAFEHLGNALTFDPNNYKAILAAGSMMQTHGDFDVAMNKYRVAACAVPESPPLWNNIGMCFFGKKKYVAAISCLKRAHYLSPFDWKVLYNLGLVHLTMQQYASAFHFLSAAINLNPRMGELYMLLAVALTNLEDVENATRSYEQAVTLDESNPLVNLNFAIFLYNHGDKKGALDQYQEMERKVNILRDSSSNFEFDPELMDMAQKMGAALQVTEALVWTKPGKDSKSKPNSAAATKTPGAPLGTNQVLGQAMSSAASYSKNIQLSTGVSRGPSNAGEPEDDVLEAPSPPSDPPGSPEPAESDNPKPRTSKMKSKVQE